One window of the Plasmodium relictum strain SGS1 genome assembly, chromosome: 1 genome contains the following:
- the RPL34 gene encoding 60S ribosomal protein L34, putative, with amino-acid sequence MAQRVHYRKHNHYNTKSNKVRPVKTPGGKLTVHVIKKKAGKPKCADCKGAIQGVKALRPADNHRARKKDRRVSRAYGGSICAKCIRERIMRAFLFEEQKCVRQVLKEKKKQEKKVKKVEKEKKKSAKDAKAANKKVKKNADKKKGR; translated from the exons atggcACAAAGAGTTCATTATCGTAAACACAATCACTATAATACAAAATCAAATAAAGTAAGACCAGTAAAAACTCCTGGGGGGAAATTAACTGTTCAtgtaataaagaaaaaagctGGTAAACCAAAATGTGCTGATTGTAAAGGCGCTATTCAAGGa gtaAAAGCATTAAGACCAGCAGATAATCACAGAGCTAGAAAAAAAGATAGAAGAGTATCAAGAGCCTATGGTGGTTCAATTTGTGCCAAATGCATAAGAGAAAGAATTATGAGagcatttttatttgaagaaCAAAAATGCGTTAGACAagttttaaaagaaaaaaaaaaacaagaaaAGAAAGTGAAGAAggttgaaaaagaaaaaaaaaaaagtgctAAAGATGCAAAAGCAgctaataaaaaagtaaaaaaaaatgcagataaaaaaaaaggtagaTAA
- the RPL1 gene encoding 50S ribosomal protein L1, mitochondrial, putative codes for MKIFLFSNAHITSKINKNYVKKIFFIEKRERKYIPFYDIKKEKKKRQKTEETENKDDGEKQKKKVFFTNLVPTISPMKGLKLLFSFKNNNEILLDKNEKINFNLIIRIDIKRESLRGMCNLIHSVDKNKKILVLVDEENKNLKKYGADYVGLEYINKIKNGWLDFNICITNFKNINKILPIAKILGPKKLMPNIKSDTLVDNLEETIKKIKSGNRIEYRSEQVDTNTFELYNQIYNFEYVDLNSIANINVNIATMDMNFYHILDNIKSFVTEIIKNNVHSSHNEKVNKPTFTWPPITSKKKKKLQLQSNLFNKSEENSESFLLGAYITFNGFPKIFLKPNLLYPHSDGYSN; via the coding sequence atgaaaatttttttattttcaaatgcACATATTACatctaaaataaataaaaattatgtaaaaaaaattttttttattgaaaaaagaGAAAGGAAATACATACCTttttatgatataaaaaaagaaaaaaagaaaagacaAAAAACAGAAGAAACTGAAAATAAAGATGATggagaaaaacaaaaaaaaaaagttttttttactaatttaGTCCCAACTATATCCCCTATGAAAGGACTAAAATTATTGTttagttttaaaaataataatgaaattttattagataaaaatgagaaaataaattttaatttgatCATAAGAATAGATATAAAAAGAGAATCTTTAAGAGGAATGTGCAATTTAATACATAGtgttgataaaaataaaaaaattttagttttagtagatgaagaaaataaaaatttaaaaaaatacggGGCTGATTATGTAGGGCTAGAatacattaataaaataaagaatggATGGTTAGATTTCAACATTTGCATaactaattttaaaaatataaataaaattttacctATAGCTAAAATATTAGGCCCTAAAAAACTAATGCCTAACATAAAGTCAGACACCTTAGTAGATAATTTAGaagaaacaataaaaaaaataaaaagcgGAAATAGAATTGAATATAGAAGTGAACAAGTAGATACAAATACTTTTGAATTATATAatcaaatttataattttgaatATGTTGATTTGAATTCTATTGCAAATATTAACGTTAATATAGCTACAATGGATATGAacttttatcatattttagataatataaaaagctTTGTCACTGAAATTATTAAGAATAATGTTCATTCGAGTCATAATGAAAAAGTTAATAAACCTACTTTTACTTGGCCACCTATTAcatcaaaaaagaaaaaaaaactacaATTACAaagtaatttatttaataaaagtgaAGAAAACTCAGAATCTTTTTTACTAGGAGCATATATCACTTTTAATGGATTTCCtaaaatttttctaaaaccaaatttattatatcctCATTCAGATGGTTATTCCAACTAA
- the Cdc48 gene encoding AAA family ATPase, CDC48 subfamily, putative translates to MDLRKMYSFFFYKDYISCYIILCFILVVNYSFEISIKKNYNTILFENIKLNKTNKYYKNLGIFIRKNKYKKPLASVSLSISKKLSNKKGETEKEKKYNFTEINNSKDEIKYFENQKDALKEKKIYDEKIKNPTNSNSTFKSLEQKINKKNYISIENDSSRDNIENKNENSKITNNFSNVKNLNNKYIETFKRRIFENDLIHSIVDKFWNNKKKHDNNKGNMSHRNDNNNDNNNNDSNNNNSNDNNNNDNNNNDNHNHNSDNDVSTNENKEDKNEDDKETNFLLKALESGKFPNFCLVENIDEKLDNFEIYMNKEKMEELNISDGFTVLLKGKKKKEMLGIARVDESLKKNFVVISFAMKKNLRLMPNDIIKIYPYIKVQKIKSVLISPFSDTVGDLSREEIEKEVIKPYLKNSYKPLYVNSNIYINYKNNKLEFKILNIATEENESEECGCINEGSEVNLSEEYLDREDYEENNDDITYEDIGGMKKQLNKIRELIELPLKYPEIFMSIGISAPKGVLMHGIPGTGKTSIAKAIANESNAYCYIINGPEIMSKHIGESEQKLRKIFKKASEKTPCIIFIDEIDSIANKRSKSNNELEKRVVSQLLTLMDGLKKNNNVLVLAATNRPNSIDPALRRFGRFDREIEIPVPDEQGRYEILLTKTKKMKLDSDVNLRKIAKECHGYVGADLAQLCFEAAIQCIKEHIHFLDMEEEDFIEFMKISVDQKQKDVSNDTYITNPSESKKLTYRNIFRSNIKEDDEKKKKKSNFFFKKDNEKGMNEKDKYAKISHEKIDKKIKKIPSYILNKLTIKAKHFQHALNICNPSSLRERQVQIPTVTWKDIGGMNEVKEQLKETILYPLEYKHLYNKFNSNYNKGILLYGPPGCGKTLLAKAIANECKANFISVKGPELLTMWFGESEANVRDLFDKARAASPCIIFFDEIDSLAKERNSNNNNDASDRVINQILTEIDGINEKKTIFIIAATNRPDILDKALTRPGRLDKLIYISLPDLKSRYSIFKAILKNTPLNKDVDIYDMAKRTEGFSGADITNLCQSAVNEAIKETIYLLKIRKKEKKKNEKNKTNKNQENDSYDPVPTLSKKHFDLAFKNARISIQPEDVLKYENFKKKLTLQDFS, encoded by the coding sequence atGGACTTAAGAAAAAtgtattccttttttttttataaagattatatatcatgttatataattttatgttttattttagttGTAAATTATTCATTTGAAATTTCTATTAAGAAGAATTATAACACTATTTTGTTTGAAAATATCAAGTtgaataaaacaaataaatattataaaaacctaggtatttttataagaaaaaataaatataaaaaacccTTAGCTTCTGTTAGTTTATCTATAAGTAAGAAattatctaataaaaaaggagaaacagaaaaggagaaaaaatataacttcACAGAGATAAATAATAGCAAAGATgagataaaatattttgaaaaccAAAAAGATGcattgaaagaaaaaaaaatttacgatgagaaaataaaaaacccAACTAATTCAAACTCTACTTTTAAAAGTCttgaacaaaaaattaataaaaaaaattatataagtaTTGAAAATGATAGTTCAAGGGATAacattgaaaataaaaatgaaaatagtaaaataacTAATAATTTTAGTAATGTGaagaatttaaataataaatatattgaaaCATTTAAAAGGAGAATTTTtgaaaatgatttaataCATAGTATTGTTGATAAATTTtggaataataaaaaaaaacatgataataataaaggcAATATGAGTCAtagaaatgataataataacgacaacaataataatgacagcaataataataatagtaatgataataataataatgataataataataatgataatcaTAATCATAATAGTGACAATGATGTGTCtacaaatgaaaataaagaggataaaaatgaagatgatAAAGAAACCAATTTTCTTTTGAAAGCACTAGAAAGTGGCAAGTTTCCAAATTTCTGTCTTGTTGAAAATATTGATGAAAAATTAGACAactttgaaatatatatgaataaggaaaaaatggaagaattaaatataagTGATGGATTTACTGTTCTATTAAAaggaaagaaaaagaaagaaatgctAGGAATAGCTCGAGTTGAtgaaagtttaaaaaaaaattttgttgtTATATCTTTtgcaatgaaaaaaaatctaCGATTAATGCCTAATGACATTATAAAAATCTATCCATATATAAAagtacaaaaaataaaaagtgtaTTAATAAGTCCATTTAGTGATACTGTAGGAGATCTAAGTAGAGAAGAAATAGAGAAAGAAGTGATAAAaccttatttaaaaaatagttatAAACCGTTATATGTAaatagtaatatatatataaattataaaaataataagttggaatttaaaatattaaacatAGCCacagaagaaaatgaaagtGAAGAATGCGGTTGCATCAATGAAGGATCTGAAGTGAATTTATCTGAAGAATATTTAGATAGAGAAGattatgaagaaaataatgatgataTTACTTATGAAGATATTGGTGGAATGAAAAaacaattaaataaaattagagAATTAATTGAATTGCCTTTAAAATATCCAGAAATTTTTATGAGTATTGGTATATCAGCACCTAAAGGTGTATTGATGCACGGAATACCCGGAACTGGAAAAACATCAATTGCAAAAGCTATCGCTAATGAAAGTAATGCTTACTGCTATATTATAAATGGACCTGAAATAATGTCAAAACATATTGGAGAGTCAGAACAAAAACtaagaaaaattttcaaaaaagcAAGTGAAAAAACTCCATGTATCATATTTATTGATGAAATTGATTCGATTGCTAACAAAAGAAGTAAAAGTAATaatgaattagaaaaaagGGTTGTTTCTCAATTATTAACTTTAATGGACGgtttaaagaaaaacaatAATGTTTTAGTTTTAGCTGCAACAAATAGACCCAATTCTATTGATCCAGCTCTGAGGAGATTTGGTAGATTCGATAGAGAAATTGAAATTCCTGTTCCCGATGAACAAGGGAGATATGAAATTTTATTGacgaaaacaaaaaaaatgaaattagaTTCGGATGTCAATTTAAGGAAAATAGCAAAAGAATGTCATGGTTATGTTGGTGCTGATTTAGCTCAATTATGTTTTGAAGCAGCCATTCAATGCATAAAAGAACATATACACTTTTTAGATATGGAGGAAGAAGATTTTATTgaatttatgaaaattagCGTCGATCAAAAGCAAAAGGACGTTTCTAATGACACATATATTACTAATCCTTCtgaaagtaaaaaattaacttacagaaatatatttaggtctaatataaaagaggatgatgaaaaaaaaaaaaaaaagagcaattttttttttaaaaaagataatgaaaaaggaatgaatgaaaaagataaatatgcAAAGATTTCTCatgaaaaaatagataaaaaaataaaaaaaataccatcatatatattaaacaAGTTAACTATAAAAGCAAAACATTTTCAGCATGCATTAAACATATGTAACCCAAGCTCTTTAAGAGAAAGACAAGTTCAAATCCCAACAGTTACATGGAAAGATATAGGTGGTATGAATGAAGTAAAAGAACAATTAAAGGAAACCATTTTATATCCCTTGGAATATAagcatttatataataaatttaattcaaattataataaaggtattttattatatggcCCACCAGGTTGTGGAAAAACTTTATTGGCTAAAGCTATAGCAAATGAATGTAAGGCGAATTTTATTTCTGTTAAAGGACCTGAATTGTTAACTATGTGGTTTGGTGAATCAGAAGCTAATGTTAGAGATTTATTTGATAAAGCAAGAGCAGCATCTCcctgtattattttttttgatgaaaTTGATTCATTAGCTAAAGAAagaaatagtaataataacaatgatGCTAGTGACCGAGTTATCAATCAAATTTTAACGGAGATTGATggtattaatgaaaaaaagactatttttattattgctGCTACTAATAGGCCTGATATTTTAGATAAGGCATTAACAAGACCAGGGAGACtagataaattaatttacATTTCTTTACCTGATTTAAAAAGTAGATATAGTATTTTTAAGGCTATTCTTAAAAATACTCCTTTAAATAAGGATGTGGATATTTATGATATGGCTAAAAGAACAGAAGGGTTTTCAGGTGCAGACATAACCAACTTATGTCAAAGTGCAGTAAACGAAGCTATTAAAGAaacaatttatttattaaagattagaaaaaaagaaaaaaagaaaaatgaaaaaaataagactAATAAAAATCAAGAAAACGATTCATATGACCCTGTTCCTACACTTTCAAAAAAACATTTTGATTTAGCTTTTAAAAATGCAAGGATTTCTATTCAGCCAGAAGATGTATTAAAATATgagaattttaaaaaaaaacttaccTTACAAGATTTTTCATAG
- a CDS encoding sin3 associated polypeptide p18-like protein, with protein MSSCVSKSKSMSLSISYSSKNGTDKNIENKKNSSNNYSIEENINEDRKCEQNTKNDVNISEKLKEHMKLAENKISENKKLKNFGLKHRITEENNNNDLNKKKRKKEHIYSSDRVSISFNDDEKKERKKKKKRNTRRKKSENNPKYLKRDSYDISTKRKKKKEYGKYKKYSSNTSTYDIYEEKRKDKKRMRNEEYKRKRCNRLKSISISSFYEDINYSDSKSENSDYNKKKKIYDNIKKINKYEEEKKRKKKKNNKERNNIGKLDKSKNYNRNKSKDSYSTNLSYEEFKKKKKSKNEHKDQILSSGEKDKKTNNSKYANTENLGNFNISKNHMNKTDIKDGESEDSDGYLSKSKKHEKKILKKKLKHEEKSEKEKLSEWELEKGRTKEKNNKERDKKKKKKKRKYNGYDSETTENFLSTNEVSDSNYSALSKEKQSLFSNSAPDELSKSKSKDSYIKRRSSESEKRNQDEKITKKKKKRKRRVKSYSDGNSDDFNYSFKKDVQKERENKKYGKVNENNKRNDSMIKFENKRQSFYYDATPRYRHYEYHNLKNTIYGNKYYNNKNINDTEKTGIINREKSCPFLLRLFYKHDSEYNDDDINLYSKDFNSNELQIYAWIDITMREIVTLVKDFYEESRKRNAEWIFKVLSNEKKQLTFLSKIHSTKYNYKEDNKTLLSLNYEIGDIILLSILFDK; from the coding sequence atgagttCTTGTGTTAGCAAAAGTAAAAGTATGAGCTTAAGTATAAGTTATTCTTCAAAAAATGGAacagataaaaatatagaaaacaaaaaaaattcatcGAATAATTACTCaattgaagaaaatattaatgagGATAGGAAATGTGAACAAAATACTAAAAATGATGTTAATATATCAGAAAAATTGAAAGAACACATGAAGTTGgcagaaaataaaattagtgagaataagaaattaaaaaattttggtTTGAAACATAGAATAACTGAagagaataataataatgatttaaataaaaaaaaaagaaaaaaagaacacATTTATTCAAGTGATAGAGTCAGTATCTCTTTTAatgatgatgaaaaaaaagagagaaaaaaaaaaaagaaaagaaatacTAGAAGAAAGAAAAGTGAAAATAATCCAAAATATTTGAAAAGAGATAGTTATGATATATctacaaaaagaaaaaaaaaaaaagaatacggtaaatataaaaaatattcttccAATACGAGTACTTATGACatttatgaagaaaaaagaaaagacaAGAAAAGGATGAGAaatgaagaatataaaaGGAAAAGATGCAATAGGTTAAAAAGTATCAGTATTTCAAGTTTTTATGAAGATATAAATTATAGTGATAGTAAAAGTGAAAATAgtgattataataaaaagaaaaaaatttatgataatataaaaaaaattaataaatatgaagaggaaaaaaaaaggaagaaaaaaaagaataataaagaaagaaataaCATAGGTAAATTAGACAAAAGCAAGAATTATAACagaaataaaagtaaagatTCTTATTCAACTAACTTAAGTTATGAagaatttaagaaaaaaaaaaaaagtaaaaatgaaCATAAAGATCAAATACTAAGTAGTGgagaaaaagataaaaaaacaaataattcaaaatatgCTAATACTGAAAATTTAggtaattttaatattagtaAGAATCATATGAATAAAACAGATATCAAAGATGGTGAATCGGAAGATAGTGATGGTTACCTGAGCAAAAGTAAAAAAcacgaaaaaaaaattttaaaaaaaaaattaaaacatgaAGAAAAAAGCGAAAAGGAGAAGTTAAGTGAATGGGAATTAGAAAAAGGAagaacaaaagaaaaaaataataaagaaagagataagaaaaaaaaaaagaaaaaaagaaaatataatggTTACGATAGTGAAACAactgaaaattttttatctacTAATGAGGTAAGTGATTCTAATTATTCAGCATTAtctaaagaaaaacaaaGTTTATTTAGCAATAGTGCACCTGATGAATTATCAAAATCAAAAAGTAAAGATtcttatattaaaagaagGAGTAGTGAATctgaaaaaagaaatcaagatgaaaaaataacaaaaaaaaagaaaaaaagaaaaagaagagtTAAGAGTTACAGCGATGGTAATAGTGATGATTTTAATTatagttttaaaaaagatgTACAAAAAGAgagagaaaataaaaaatatggcaaagtaaatgaaaataataaaagaaatgattcaatgataaaatttgaaaataaaagacAAAGTTTTTACTATGATGCTACACCTAGATATAGACATTATGAGTAtcacaatttaaaaaatacgaTATATGGTAATaagtattataataataaaaatattaatgatacAGAAAAAACAGGTATAATAAATAGAGAAAAATCATGTCCTTTCTTACTTCGCCTTTTTTATAAGCATGATAGTGAATATAACGATGatgatataaatttatattcaaaAGATTTTAATAGCAACGAACTACAAATATATGCTTGGATTGATATAACAATGAGAGAAATAGTTACACTTGTAAAAGATTTTTATGAAGAAAGTAGAAAGAGAAATGCAGAATGGATATTTAAAGTATTATCTAATGAAAAGAAAcaattaacttttttatctaaaataCATAGcacaaaatataattataaagaagataataaaaCTTTGTTATCattaaattatgaaattGGAGATATAATATTACtatctattttatttgataaataA
- a CDS encoding regulator of chromosome condensation, putative: MKKIKNTLFIFGSGECGQLPPEYCTDYVQADPTPVHNLPNDIDEVVCGSMHTIIKTKDDKLYSFGCNDMGVLGRKTDSNNTKDHEYSPTLINFTFSSKIKKITCGDNHTAILLENGKVYITGGFRDYCGVLGLPSFEKENEIISKSFEFIEIKFDFMKNTNSDSLRNKIHDGHNENTKSSELKNDNEHNNVKIINIISGEDHLICLEESREYIYTLGNSDSCQVCNNFYDQQISETERRKYVFPNCYHYKDFGFDTKFKNIYCGGNNTFVQLEESLDVFGIGRNAYGSCGVSIKDNIIKKFQKIEILSKKEIKQLCGGQSFTVCLLKNNDLYTWGNREILGIESEEDAYYPIELDFFKKNNYKIKNISCGTDHCLVLTENEKLFGWGTGGNEFDINTSLAVIEKNIPSEINFLHFVNKLIPNSKNDSNLLMNPVKIVSFSGGSSHCAFISSHIDSEKVAIKRAHEVIDDEVTFSKKQKMENHIENEEKEKEKEKEILVNEQDKSNKLEVQENEEKRIEKPKVNYNEQEKKKVKQELEENEDSEVEQKKNEIVKMYLEEKKKQIQGLEEKKSKIESVEEDEEEEKKKLVKEKYINKDDEDNFFKETYHTPLTQSNRNSSPAKEEFQSVENDNVVIKENNLLNENLQEHYDNTKLNEKNKRKRSIRNKSYLSNESPTRKQPRRSCKENTSLNENVKKKLYQIVEKPITKKKRRTASTPKSKDTTSKTRNEKKKSKSVSAKKENVSRSSAKKENFKRECLQQTPEPKVAKSKSSRTKS; this comes from the coding sequence atgaaaaaaataaaaaacacactttttatatttggtTCAGGTGAATGTGGGCAGTTACCACCAGAATATTGCACTGACTATGTTCAGGCAGATCCGACACCTGTTCATAACTTACCAAATGATATTGATGAAGTCGTATGTGGATCAATGCACACCATTATAAAGACAAAAGATGATAAACTTTATTCTTTTGGTTGTAATGATATGGGTGTTCTAGGTAGAAAAACAGATTCTAATAATACTAAGGATCATGAATACTCCCCAACATTAATCaattttacattttcatcaaaaataaaaaaaataacatgtGGTGATAATCATACAGctattttattagaaaatgGTAAAGTTTATATAACGGGTGGGTTTAGAGATTACTGTGGTGTTCTAGGATTACCATCTTtcgaaaaagaaaatgaaataatttcaaaatcatttgaatttattgaaattaaattcgattttatgaaaaatacaaattCTGATTccttaagaaataaaatccATGATGGCCATAACGAAAATACTAAGTCAagtgaattaaaaaatgataatgaacataataatgttaaaataattaatataatctCCGGTGAAGATCATTTAATATGTCTTGAAGAAAGTCgtgaatatatttatacattaGGAAATAGTGACTCTTGCCAAGTGTgcaataatttttatgatcAACAAATTTCTGAAACTGAAAGAAGAAAGTACGTATTTCCTAATTGTTATCACTATAAAGACTTTGGTTTTGAcactaaatttaaaaatatttattgtgGTGGTAATAATACTTTTGTTCAATTAGAAGAATCATTGGATGTATTCGGTATTGGTAGAAATGCATATGGTTCTTGTGGTGTTTCTATAAAAGacaacataataaaaaagtttcaaaaaatagaaattttatcaaaaaaagaaataaagcAATTGTGTGGTGGTCAAAGTTTTACTGTatgtttattaaaaaataatgatttgTATACATGGGGAAATAGAGAAATATTAGGAATAGAAAGTGAAGAAGATGCTTATTACCCAATTGAATtagatttttttaaaaaaaacaactataaaattaaaaatatttcttgtGGTACTGATCACTGTTTAGTTCTAACAGAAAACGAAAAATTATTTGGATGGGGAACCGGAGGAAATGAATTTGATATAAACACAAGTTTAGCagttattgaaaaaaatattccatctgaaattaattttttacactttgttaataaattaatccctaattcaaaaaatgatTCAAATCTTCTTATGAATCCTGTTAAAATTGTATCCTTTTCTGGAGGTTCATCCCATTGTGCATTTATTTCATCACATATTGACTCCGAAAAAGTTGCTATAAAGAGAGCCCATGAAGTAATAGATGATGAGGTAACCTTCtctaaaaaacaaaaaatggaaaatcatatagaaaatgaagaaaaagaaaaagaaaaagaaaaagaaatattagtCAATGAACAGgataaatcaaataaattagAGGTACAAGAAAATGAGGAAAAAAGGATAGAAAAACCAAAAGTTAATTATAAtgaacaagaaaaaaaaaaagtaaaacaggaattagaagaaaatgaagattcAGAAGTAGagcaaaagaaaaatgaaatagtaaaaatgtatttagaagaaaaaaaaaagcaaatacAAGGTTTagaggaaaaaaaaagtaaaattgaAAGTGTTGAggaagatgaagaagaagaaaaaaaaaaattagtaaaagaaaaatatattaataaagatgatgaagacaatttttttaaagaaacaTATCATACTCCATTAACACAAAGTAATAGAAATTCATCTCCAGCAAAAGAAGAATTTCAAAGCGTAGAAAATGATAACGTAGTAATCAAAGAAAACAATTTATTGAATGAAAATTTGCAAGAACATTATGATAATACCAagttaaatgaaaaaaataaaagaaaaagaagtatAAGAAATAAATCTTATTTAAGTAATGAAAGCCCTACGAGAAAACAACCCAGAAGATCTTGCAAAGAAAATACCtctttaaatgaaaatgtgAAAAAAAAGCTATACCAAATAGTAGAAAAACCAATTACAAAAAAGAAGAGAAGAACAGCGTCAACACCAAAAAGTAAAGATACAACTTCTAAAACAaggaatgaaaaaaaaaaatctaaatCTGTAAGtgcaaaaaaagaaaatgtaaGTAGATCAAGTgcgaaaaaagaaaattttaaaagagaATGTTTACAGCAAACACCTGAGCCTAAAGTGGCAAAGAGCAAGTCATCAAGAAcgaaaagttaa
- a CDS encoding coatomer epsilon subunit, putative — MDDTLQIRDYFYAGFNNYCLNNYDNIGEEEKKEADEYIYQIYMINNIKKDFILNLKYEKNENLYFLYLYYKYYYLGEKEDVLPEIKKLKVSSTNVNILKSRIFFDNDLLDECFDLLEDGTVEVKAAKIFLLLSINRNDLAKQIIDEYLKVNDEIPIIKIALAIYYLYNDNYKESFLIFDDLESLYSSVVNDFSTIILNGKSVSNIISYEFNDAKEFLKNSLKNEINNGDIIYNLITCSLYLYEVDEANEYLKKLYDFFPIHDSINVLKKIDFEIDNFVSEF; from the exons ATGGATGACACATTacaa ATAAGGGATTATTTTTATGCAGGTTTTAATAACTATTGTTTGaataattatgataatataggggaagaagaaaaaaaagaagcagatgaatatatatatcaaatatatatgattaataatataaagaagGATTTTATAttgaatttaaaatatgagaaaaatgaaaatttatattttctgtaTTTATACTACAAATATTACTACTTAGGTGAAAAAGAAGATGTATTACCtgagataaaaaaattaaaggtaTCTTCAACgaatgtaaatatattaaaaagcagaatattttttgataatgATTTATTAGACGAATGTTTTGATTTATTGGAAGATGGCACTGTTGAAGTAAAAGCAgctaaaatatttcttttattaagtATAAATAGAAATGATTTAGCAAAGCAAATAATAGATGAATATTTAAAGGTGAATGATGAAATaccaataataaaaattgctTTGgcaatatattatttatataatgataattataaagaatcTTTTTTGATTTTTGATGATTTAGAATCTTTATACTCATCTGTTGTGAATGATTTTTCtacaattatattaaatggTAAAAGTGTATCTAATATTATAAGCTATGAGTTTAATGATGCTAAAGAATTCTTGAAGAActctttaaaaaatgaaataaataatggtgatataatatataatttaattactTGTTCTTTATATTTGTATGAAGTAGATGAAGcaaatgaatatttaaaaaaactttatgATTTTTTCCCAATTCATGATAGTATAAAtgttctaaaaaaaattgattttGAAATAGATAATTTTGTTAGtgaattttaa
- a CDS encoding ubiquitin regulatory protein, putative, whose product MKICLLSKKEKYIHNFFYKLFRSLSDLRKDEKKKKERIAHYTGGHNSGLEVENSDDDLVQNFMSSKLSENCRHITLYKNGFIIDDGEFRDLEVEENKKFLENIEAGILPKELASKDKTVNVALKDKSNQIYIKKKKKGDDLYKGQGIKLGGNASNTSEEEINKLLLSSPGEVKKIDVDENKPTTILHVRLYNGRKITQKFNHDHTVEDLFQYVHSVTPINFSLYFDFPLKLIERNEQTLKSAKLLDTIITQKLTS is encoded by the exons atgaaaatatgtctattatcaaaaaaggaaaagtatatacataattttttttataaattatttagatCGCTAAGTGATTTAAGAAAggatgaaaagaaaaaaaaagaacgaATAGCCCATTATACAGGAGGCCATAACAG tGGATTAGAAGTTGAAAATTCAGATGATGATTTAGTTCAAAACTTTATGAGCTCAAAATTGTCAGAAAACTGCAGGCATATCACTTTATACAAAAATGGATTTATAATAGATGATGGTGAATTTCGTGATTTAGAagtagaagaaaataaaaaattcttgGAAAATATTGAAGCTGGAATTTTACCTAAAGAATTAGCTTCAAAAGATAAAACAGTGAATGTTGCATTGAAAGATAAAAGcaatcaaatatatataaaaaaaaaaaaaaaaggtgaTGATTTATATAAAGGGCAAGGTATAAAATTAGGAGGAAATGCATCAAATACAAgtgaagaagaaataaataaattactaTTATCTTCTCCAGGTGAAGTTAAGAAAATAGATGTAGATGAAAATAAACCAACAACAATTTTACATGTAAGATTATATAATGGAAGGAAAATTACTCAAAAATTTAATCATGATCATACAGTAGAAGATTTGTTTCAATATGTTCATAGTGTCACACCCATTAATTTTTCACTTTATTTTGATTTTCCACTTAAATTAATTGAAAGAAATGAACAGACATTAAAAAGTGCTAAACTTTTAGATACTATTATAACACAAAAACTTACTTCATAA